Genomic segment of Candidatus Bathyarchaeota archaeon:
CTGGAACCTTTGAGAACCCAATTTGGAATGCTGCAAAGGCTCTGGTGTGACCATCGACAAAGATGATTTGGTCTCTGAGCTTCTTGATTGGGATAGGTTCAATAGAAGCTGGTTTAGAAGGGAAGTTCTTCATAACATTGCTTAGCTTATCCGAGCTGATGTACAACTGAGATGGTTGAATCTCATCCAATTTCATAAAGAAGATCTTAGTCATTTTCAACAAGTCACTTAGCTCTCATTCTCAGTTTTTATGACTTATGGAAGAAACTACACTTCCATCTATGATTTTCTTGCCATCAGAATGTAGTAATGCCAAGTTATCTTTACTCCTTTCTCACTTCCATACCTTTCTGCAAGTTCTTTGATTCTCTCTCTATCTTTCTTTCTATCAAATCTTCTGACAAGAGGAACCATTTCAATCAGGTCCATCAATTCTTCCTCATTTTCATAGTGATTAGCTTCTTTGAAGTCGTCTATATCAGAAACAGTAAAACCTGCCTCTATGATGCCTTCACAGACCTCTTGTTTCCAATTTCTCAGATCTTTTGGAATGAAGAAGTTCTCTTTCTCAATCCTTTCTGGGAAGAATTCTTTGATTTCCTTATCAGCATCTGGTCCCAGACTATATTCAAAAAAGTATCCTCTTCTCCTTAGAACTCGATATGCTTCCTTCTGAGAATAGTCACCCAACCTTGTTGTTACAATGTCGAATGTGCAACTTGGGAAGGGAAGTCTAAATCCATCCCCTTCAACAAGCTTGATGTTATGGAACCCTATAGTATTTGATTCTGTCATTTCTACCATTGCATGGGAAACATCAAGTCCAACAAAAAGAGACCTTCTACTACTCGTAGCAAGTTCTTGAATTATATGAGCTGTTCCACAACCAATATCTAAAAGCTTCATTTGTGGTTTCAGGACTGAAAGAATTTCTGAAACATATCTACTCCTGCTGGTCTTCTTTCTCTTCTTTATTCTTTGATCTCTCAAAAATGCTTGTCTCTCAGAATCACCTCTGAAGCTCATAATCGTCCCTTTCAGTGTTGAAGTTCTTATGACTTGTGGAAGAAACTACTCCA
This window contains:
- a CDS encoding methyltransferase domain-containing protein, giving the protein MSFRGDSERQAFLRDQRIKKRKKTSRSRYVSEILSVLKPQMKLLDIGCGTAHIIQELATSSRRSLFVGLDVSHAMVEMTESNTIGFHNIKLVEGDGFRLPFPSCTFDIVTTRLGDYSQKEAYRVLRRRGYFFEYSLGPDADKEIKEFFPERIEKENFFIPKDLRNWKQEVCEGIIEAGFTVSDIDDFKEANHYENEEELMDLIEMVPLVRRFDRKKDRERIKELAERYGSEKGVKITWHYYILMARKS